From the Haloarcula sp. H-GB4 genome, one window contains:
- a CDS encoding cbb3-type cytochrome c oxidase subunit I, translated as MAVLLVGIAGILARIEDWRSYTIAIGGSHGAHERAHAEKPSGILRWLTTVDHKDIGILYGVFAVVAFAWGGIAVVLMRFELLYPAEDFLSTSAYNGLLTTHGITMLFLFGTPMLAAFSNYLIPLLIGADDMAFPRINAIAFWLLPPAALLIWGGVLGGPFLENIEPAQTAWTMYTPLSIEQQNPGVDLMLLGLHLSGVAATMGAINFIATIFTERSEDVTWATLDIFSWTVLVQSAQILFAFPLLGSALVMLLLDRNLGTTFFALDGGGPLLWQHLFWFFGHPEVYILVLPPMGLVSYILPKFCGRKLFGFKFVVYSTLALGVLSFGVWAHHMFATGMDPRLRASFMAVSIAIAIPSAVKTFNWMATMWNGALRTTAPFLFCVGFVGNFIIGGVTGVFEAAIPVDLILHDTYHVVAHFHYVIMGGIAFAVFAGIYYWFPLYTGRWYQRSLAKWHFWLTLLGTNVTFFPMVLLGYAGMPRRYATYALTAGPVDLFTLLHQLATLGVVLLVIGQLIFVWNLVTSWLEGPLVTDGDPWDLAATGQFPREFAWFERERLPALTDGGEESTGD; from the coding sequence ATGGCGGTACTGCTCGTCGGTATCGCTGGCATACTCGCACGAATCGAAGACTGGCGGTCGTACACGATTGCAATCGGTGGCAGCCACGGTGCTCACGAACGCGCTCACGCGGAGAAACCGAGCGGGATTCTCCGGTGGTTGACGACGGTCGACCACAAGGACATCGGGATCCTCTATGGTGTGTTTGCCGTGGTCGCGTTTGCATGGGGTGGTATCGCCGTGGTTCTGATGCGGTTCGAACTGCTGTATCCTGCTGAGGATTTCCTCAGCACCAGTGCCTACAACGGACTCCTTACGACTCACGGCATCACGATGCTGTTCCTGTTTGGGACGCCAATGCTGGCGGCGTTCTCGAACTACCTGATCCCGCTGCTCATCGGGGCCGACGACATGGCGTTCCCACGAATCAACGCCATCGCGTTCTGGCTACTGCCGCCGGCCGCCCTGCTCATCTGGGGCGGCGTCCTTGGTGGGCCGTTCCTCGAAAACATCGAACCGGCACAGACCGCTTGGACGATGTACACGCCGCTGTCGATCGAACAGCAAAACCCCGGTGTAGACCTGATGCTTCTCGGTCTCCACCTTTCAGGCGTCGCGGCGACGATGGGAGCGATAAACTTCATTGCAACCATCTTCACCGAACGGAGTGAGGATGTGACCTGGGCGACCCTCGATATCTTCTCCTGGACCGTTCTGGTGCAGTCCGCACAGATCCTGTTCGCCTTCCCACTGCTGGGAAGTGCGCTGGTCATGCTGCTGCTCGACCGGAATCTCGGAACGACGTTCTTTGCGCTCGACGGCGGTGGCCCGCTGCTGTGGCAGCACCTGTTCTGGTTCTTCGGCCACCCTGAGGTGTACATCCTCGTCCTGCCGCCGATGGGGCTCGTGAGCTACATCCTGCCGAAGTTCTGTGGCCGGAAGCTGTTCGGCTTCAAATTTGTCGTCTACTCGACGCTGGCCCTCGGGGTGCTCTCCTTCGGCGTCTGGGCGCATCACATGTTCGCGACAGGGATGGACCCCCGACTGCGGGCCTCGTTCATGGCAGTCTCCATTGCTATCGCCATCCCGAGCGCGGTGAAGACGTTCAATTGGATGGCGACGATGTGGAACGGTGCGTTGCGGACCACAGCCCCGTTCCTCTTCTGTGTCGGGTTCGTCGGGAACTTCATCATCGGCGGCGTCACCGGCGTGTTCGAAGCCGCCATTCCCGTCGACCTGATCCTGCACGACACGTACCACGTCGTCGCCCACTTCCACTACGTCATCATGGGCGGGATCGCCTTCGCTGTCTTCGCGGGCATCTATTACTGGTTCCCGCTGTACACCGGCCGGTGGTACCAGCGGTCGCTGGCGAAGTGGCATTTCTGGCTGACGCTGCTCGGAACCAACGTCACGTTCTTCCCGATGGTGTTGCTCGGCTACGCTGGGATGCCCCGCCGGTACGCCACGTACGCTTTGACCGCTGGCCCGGTAGACCTGTTTACGCTCCTGCACCAGCTGGCGACACTGGGCGTCGTCCTGCTAGTCATCGGCCAGCTCATCTTCGTCTGGAACCTCGTGACCTCGTGGCTGGAAGGGCCACTGGTCACGGACGGCGACCCCTGGGATCTGGCGGCGACGGGGCAGTTCCCGCGGGAGTTCGCATGGTTTGAGCGTGAGCGGCTACCGGCGCTGACCGATGGCGGCGAAGAATCAACCGGGGACTGA
- a CDS encoding bifunctional 2-polyprenyl-6-hydroxyphenol methylase/3-demethylubiquinol 3-O-methyltransferase UbiG translates to MTTWDERYRTGTYPQRPDPHPVLERYLPTFPPGRALDIATGTGRNALPVAAAGYRVDAVDQSRAGLQIARENAHAEGVEDDIEWIQADLESFAYPASTYDVITISFYRPVDRLPDIIEALADGGCLFIQHHLRTTDDVDGGPSGDRYRFASNELLRAGLGLTVLHYDERTTTTDGTTAATAQLVARKSQGSRQSYPDISE, encoded by the coding sequence ATGACGACTTGGGACGAACGATACCGAACGGGCACATACCCACAACGCCCGGATCCACACCCGGTGTTAGAGCGATACCTGCCAACCTTTCCACCGGGTCGGGCGCTTGACATCGCAACCGGCACCGGGCGCAACGCGCTGCCGGTCGCAGCGGCCGGGTACCGCGTCGACGCGGTCGACCAGTCGCGTGCGGGGCTTCAGATTGCCCGCGAAAACGCACACGCCGAAGGCGTCGAAGACGATATCGAGTGGATACAGGCGGACCTCGAATCGTTCGCGTACCCGGCATCAACGTACGATGTCATTACGATTAGCTTCTATCGCCCCGTTGACCGCCTTCCCGATATCATCGAGGCGCTGGCCGACGGCGGCTGTCTGTTCATCCAGCACCATCTCCGGACGACCGATGACGTTGACGGCGGCCCCTCGGGAGACCGATACCGGTTCGCCTCGAACGAACTACTCAGGGCCGGGCTCGGGCTGACAGTATTGCATTACGACGAGCGGACCACGACGACGGACGGGACGACCGCCGCCACCGCTCAACTGGTCGCCAGGAAGTCACAGGGCAGCCGACAGTCGTATCCAGACATCTCAGAGTAG
- a CDS encoding DUF726 domain-containing protein has translation MDSQTGVTRRRLLIGLGSGLGLLGGGGAYVYWSLQGDSGGYTAPNSQPVVTTRGLLDSPEGPTAETEGTWSFDDASEVFLFIHGFSTDAERARNNAYTAQVALEESTSAPVVAYSWESNVEWEQAKDNAVANSTPLAQWLVEWAETDGRPVHVLAHSLGARVTGETLRVLAEQGATDALASVSLLGGAIPYDSVVQGGRYGDAIEAVDAPVSNFHSHNDKVLSWVYRASDRTHAVGHAGARDAGPLPDGYQDVNVTDLVADHYSYFEPGEGCLTRVAGEIE, from the coding sequence ATGGACAGTCAAACCGGTGTGACCAGACGGCGACTGCTTATCGGTCTCGGAAGTGGACTCGGTCTGCTTGGGGGTGGCGGTGCCTACGTGTACTGGTCGTTGCAGGGCGACTCCGGCGGGTACACTGCGCCGAATTCACAGCCCGTCGTCACTACGCGCGGACTTCTCGACTCACCGGAAGGGCCGACTGCCGAGACCGAGGGCACGTGGTCGTTCGACGACGCGTCGGAGGTGTTTCTGTTCATCCATGGGTTCAGCACCGACGCTGAGAGGGCGCGAAATAATGCCTACACAGCGCAGGTCGCGCTCGAAGAGTCTACATCTGCACCGGTCGTCGCATACAGCTGGGAGTCCAACGTCGAATGGGAGCAGGCCAAGGACAACGCTGTGGCGAACAGCACTCCCCTCGCCCAGTGGCTGGTCGAGTGGGCCGAAACCGACGGGCGACCCGTCCACGTGCTCGCCCATTCGCTTGGCGCGCGGGTGACCGGCGAGACACTTCGCGTGCTTGCCGAGCAAGGGGCGACAGACGCGCTTGCTTCGGTGTCACTGCTCGGCGGCGCTATTCCCTACGATAGCGTGGTCCAGGGTGGCCGTTACGGCGACGCTATCGAGGCTGTTGACGCCCCAGTGTCGAATTTCCACAGCCACAACGATAAGGTCCTTTCGTGGGTGTACCGAGCGTCAGATCGGACACACGCCGTCGGCCACGCTGGCGCTCGTGACGCGGGGCCCCTTCCTGACGGCTACCAAGACGTGAATGTCACTGACCTCGTTGCCGACCACTACTCGTACTTCGAACCGGGTGAGGGCTGTCTGACGCGTGTTGCTGGCGAAATCGAGTGA
- a CDS encoding AIM24 family protein — MDLQEFVRSNAPADGGDGFQKENNRLLDIPLDGTVMVKAGSMIAYTGEVTFTGKSSAEGGITGFVKEAVSGEGTPVMEAEGSGHLYVAENGKKVQVLALDDGESISVNGTDVLAFESTIDYEINTVGSLSGMAAGGLTNVYLTGPGEIALTTHGDPLVMTPPVFTDPDATVAWSSNLSPSIEMNKTFEIGQTSGESIQMEFTGDDGFVVIQPNEEGSVTQSQS, encoded by the coding sequence ATGGACCTACAGGAATTTGTCCGCTCCAACGCCCCCGCAGACGGTGGCGATGGGTTCCAGAAAGAGAACAACAGGCTGCTCGACATCCCCCTTGACGGGACAGTGATGGTCAAGGCCGGGTCGATGATCGCGTACACCGGCGAGGTCACGTTCACTGGCAAGTCTTCAGCGGAAGGCGGTATCACGGGTTTCGTCAAGGAGGCTGTGAGCGGCGAAGGGACGCCGGTCATGGAGGCTGAAGGAAGCGGCCACCTCTATGTGGCCGAGAACGGCAAGAAGGTACAGGTCTTGGCACTCGATGACGGAGAGTCGATATCGGTCAACGGCACTGACGTGCTCGCGTTCGAGTCAACCATCGACTACGAAATCAACACTGTCGGCAGCCTCTCTGGCATGGCGGCTGGCGGCCTGACGAACGTCTACCTTACTGGCCCCGGAGAAATCGCGCTGACGACACACGGCGACCCGCTAGTGATGACGCCGCCGGTGTTCACCGACCCGGATGCCACCGTTGCGTGGAGTTCGAATCTCTCGCCGTCTATCGAGATGAACAAGACGTTCGAAATCGGCCAGACCTCCGGGGAATCAATCCAGATGGAGTTCACCGGCGACGACGGCTTCGTCGTCATCCAGCCGAACGAGGAGGGATCTGTCACACAGAGCCAGAGCTAA
- a CDS encoding class I SAM-dependent methyltransferase, giving the protein MSPDPNPSQEPSSPLFAAIYDPATALIERALLRPHREYLVANLDGTVLDLGAGTGAMFPYFDSVATASTEFHAIEPDSHMRRQAAEKANAQATPIRIESSPAEALPYDEESFDVVIASMVFCTIPDIESAVSEIARILKPGGELRFFEHVIDDGWRAWVQSALAPLWKRLAGGCHLTRQTGSRLVADQSFDVVEIERLALGVTPIRPFVRGRLRKRSVSPGQ; this is encoded by the coding sequence GTGTCCCCTGATCCGAACCCCAGTCAGGAGCCCTCGTCGCCGTTGTTTGCGGCGATCTACGACCCGGCAACGGCGCTCATCGAGCGGGCGCTCTTACGACCACATCGTGAGTATCTGGTAGCGAATCTGGATGGAACGGTGCTGGATCTCGGCGCTGGAACCGGCGCGATGTTCCCCTATTTCGATAGCGTTGCGACCGCCTCGACGGAGTTCCACGCTATCGAGCCGGACTCGCATATGCGGCGGCAGGCAGCAGAGAAGGCGAACGCGCAGGCCACGCCGATTCGCATCGAGTCGTCGCCGGCGGAAGCCCTCCCGTACGACGAGGAATCCTTCGACGTCGTTATCGCCTCGATGGTGTTCTGTACGATACCGGACATCGAGTCAGCGGTGAGTGAAATCGCCCGCATACTCAAACCCGGCGGCGAACTGCGGTTCTTCGAGCACGTCATCGACGACGGCTGGCGCGCCTGGGTTCAGTCGGCTCTCGCACCGCTCTGGAAACGACTCGCTGGCGGGTGCCACCTGACCCGTCAGACAGGGTCGCGGCTCGTCGCCGACCAGTCATTCGATGTCGTCGAAATCGAGCGACTCGCTCTTGGCGTCACACCGATCCGGCCGTTCGTTCGGGGACGGCTCCGCAAGCGCTCAGTGTCTCCGGGGCAGTAA
- a CDS encoding MATE family efflux transporter, with amino-acid sequence MGIRSRVSALFKGPEEFDLTSGGIGKPLFFLSMPIVITNLFQTAYNLADTFWLGQYSTDALAAISFAFPMVFLLISLGMGISVAGSVLVAQFTGAGEEREAEYAASQTVTFAVIVSFGLGIVGYLGVDTFLGLMGASEDVLPMATSYMEVISLGLLFMFGFFVFVALMRGYGDTITPMLVMFGSVVLNIIIDPFLIFGWTVVENAPLVGTVSFPELGIEGAAIATVFSRALALVVGLAIMFRGNRGVQIHLRDMAPDLSYLRRLVRIGLPASIEGTGRALSMNLLLVIVAMFPDTVVAAYGIGTRVFSVVFLPAIAVARGVETMTGQNMGADKPDRAAKAAGLAATVLFGVLSLAGVLVWFIAAPIADLFTTDPEVVEITTQFLRYVALSFGFIGIMRAYTGSFRGAGKTLTAAAISVLMLGVIRFPIAWFAAVPLGETGIWISFAVSNVAGAIIAYGWYRRGTWRDSDLTESKVDVDEAGIEISADGD; translated from the coding sequence ATGGGGATTCGAAGTCGCGTTAGCGCCCTGTTCAAAGGCCCCGAGGAGTTCGACCTCACGTCGGGTGGCATCGGGAAGCCGCTGTTTTTCCTCTCGATGCCGATTGTCATCACGAACCTCTTTCAGACCGCGTACAACCTCGCGGACACGTTCTGGCTCGGCCAGTACAGCACGGACGCGCTGGCGGCGATCAGCTTTGCGTTCCCGATGGTGTTCCTGCTTATTTCGCTCGGGATGGGGATATCCGTCGCCGGCAGCGTCCTCGTCGCGCAGTTTACCGGCGCAGGTGAGGAGCGCGAAGCTGAGTACGCTGCGTCCCAGACAGTAACGTTCGCCGTCATCGTCTCGTTCGGTCTCGGTATCGTGGGCTATCTCGGCGTCGATACGTTTCTCGGCCTGATGGGCGCGTCCGAAGACGTCCTGCCCATGGCGACCAGCTATATGGAAGTCATTTCGCTGGGTCTGCTGTTCATGTTCGGCTTCTTCGTCTTCGTCGCGCTCATGCGAGGCTACGGCGACACGATAACGCCGATGCTCGTCATGTTCGGCTCGGTCGTTCTCAACATCATCATCGACCCGTTCCTGATCTTCGGCTGGACGGTCGTCGAGAACGCACCGCTCGTCGGGACCGTCTCGTTCCCCGAGCTCGGCATCGAAGGGGCTGCCATCGCGACCGTCTTTTCGCGGGCGCTGGCGCTGGTCGTCGGGCTGGCAATCATGTTCCGAGGGAACCGCGGTGTCCAGATTCACCTCCGCGACATGGCCCCGGACCTCTCGTATCTCCGCCGGCTCGTTCGCATCGGCCTGCCCGCCTCCATCGAAGGAACAGGCCGTGCGCTATCGATGAACCTGCTGCTGGTCATCGTCGCGATGTTTCCGGATACGGTTGTCGCTGCCTACGGGATCGGGACGCGCGTTTTCTCAGTCGTCTTCCTGCCAGCCATCGCAGTTGCGCGTGGCGTTGAGACGATGACTGGCCAGAACATGGGGGCTGATAAGCCGGACCGGGCAGCGAAAGCGGCAGGCCTTGCAGCGACGGTCCTGTTCGGCGTGCTCTCCCTAGCTGGCGTGCTTGTCTGGTTCATCGCCGCACCCATAGCCGACCTGTTCACCACGGATCCCGAGGTCGTCGAAATCACGACGCAGTTCCTCCGGTACGTCGCGCTTTCCTTCGGGTTCATCGGCATCATGCGGGCCTACACCGGGAGCTTCCGTGGTGCCGGAAAGACGCTCACTGCCGCAGCGATATCGGTGTTGATGCTCGGCGTCATCCGCTTCCCGATTGCGTGGTTCGCCGCTGTGCCGCTCGGTGAAACCGGAATCTGGATCTCATTCGCTGTCTCGAATGTCGCTGGAGCGATTATCGCGTACGGCTGGTATCGACGCGGGACGTGGCGAGACAGCGACCTCACCGAAAGCAAAGTCGACGTTGACGAGGCAGGTATCGAGATATCCGCAGACGGAGACTGA
- a CDS encoding TetR/AcrR family transcriptional regulator — protein MDDDTATEILEATYRALCQHGYAALTVKDIAAEADRSKASIHYYYDSKENLFTEFLNFLYEQYTAKITAVDGNTPREELTSLLDTVLTDGRPTPGQEFRTALLEIKAQAPYNDAFRTQLAKFDAALFDQLRDIIAAGVETGEFDETVEPTVAAEFLVTAITGAHTRHVATDRSIDQFNETITRYAETHLLADAPAEATH, from the coding sequence ATGGATGACGATACAGCTACCGAAATTCTTGAAGCGACGTACCGCGCCCTCTGCCAGCACGGGTACGCCGCGCTCACGGTCAAAGACATCGCTGCCGAGGCAGACCGGAGCAAAGCGTCTATTCACTATTACTACGACAGCAAGGAGAACCTCTTTACGGAGTTTCTGAATTTCCTCTACGAACAATACACTGCAAAGATAACGGCAGTCGACGGGAATACGCCGCGAGAGGAACTCACTTCGTTATTGGATACAGTTCTCACTGATGGGCGACCGACGCCCGGTCAGGAGTTCAGAACAGCGTTACTCGAAATAAAAGCACAGGCCCCGTACAACGATGCTTTCCGGACACAACTGGCCAAGTTCGATGCTGCTCTCTTCGACCAGTTGCGGGACATTATCGCGGCCGGCGTCGAAACCGGTGAGTTCGATGAAACAGTTGAGCCGACCGTTGCAGCGGAGTTCCTCGTGACGGCGATTACGGGTGCCCATACCCGACACGTCGCCACAGACCGTTCAATAGACCAGTTCAACGAGACGATTACGCGCTACGCTGAGACCCATCTTCTTGCAGACGCACCGGCGGAGGCGACCCACTAA
- a CDS encoding TetR family transcriptional regulator C-terminal domain-containing protein — protein MAGPSDRTFSDQTEEIMQATYRALREHGYADLTIKRIADEYGKSTAAVHYYYDTKDDLLAAFLDYLLERFVDSIHDVETTDPEARLDLLLDELLVKPQENPDLSVALLEMRSQAPYKEAFSDRFHQNDEYIRYILKAVINHGIDEGVFNDVDAEHVTRSLLTIIDGARTRAVMLDDTAELETARQTASEYADAMLR, from the coding sequence ATGGCTGGACCATCGGACCGTACCTTCTCGGACCAGACCGAGGAAATAATGCAGGCGACCTACCGGGCGTTGCGCGAGCACGGGTACGCTGACCTCACAATAAAACGGATCGCGGACGAGTACGGCAAATCGACGGCTGCAGTGCATTACTACTACGACACGAAAGACGATCTTCTTGCGGCCTTTCTCGATTATCTGTTGGAGCGGTTCGTTGATTCGATTCACGATGTCGAGACAACAGACCCTGAAGCACGACTGGACCTCTTGCTCGACGAACTGCTTGTCAAACCGCAGGAAAATCCCGATCTTTCGGTCGCTCTGCTAGAGATGCGGAGTCAAGCACCGTACAAGGAAGCGTTCAGCGACCGGTTCCACCAGAATGACGAGTATATCCGGTATATACTCAAGGCAGTCATCAACCACGGGATCGACGAGGGTGTGTTCAACGACGTTGACGCGGAGCACGTTACCCGCTCGCTGCTGACGATCATCGACGGTGCCCGGACTCGGGCCGTGATGCTAGACGACACCGCGGAACTCGAAACGGCCCGACAGACAGCAAGTGAGTACGCCGATGCGATGTTACGGTAA
- the ric gene encoding iron-sulfur cluster repair di-iron protein, whose product MTEPIDLERPLGALVRENPAFARVFESVGLDFCCGGDRTLRTACTEADLDLDAVREQLYEARRQSGDSGDKWKSMTALIEHVVDSHHQYLCEELSALKQLAEEVRSVHVEEHSELADIEQEVLELAEEMRQHTTEEEQDVFPIIEKLDRGTELTDEERAVLDEALADLESDHEATAEHLERIAELSDGYAVPDDACPSYQSLLERLETLEQDTHMHVHKENNVLFPQVESQLAGQA is encoded by the coding sequence ATGACGGAACCAATCGATTTGGAACGACCGCTCGGCGCACTCGTCAGAGAGAACCCGGCGTTCGCTCGCGTCTTCGAATCAGTCGGACTCGATTTCTGCTGTGGCGGGGACCGGACACTCCGGACAGCCTGTACCGAAGCAGACCTTGATCTCGATGCCGTCCGAGAGCAACTGTACGAGGCTCGCAGACAAAGCGGGGATAGCGGGGACAAATGGAAATCGATGACTGCACTCATCGAGCACGTCGTCGACAGCCATCATCAGTACCTCTGTGAGGAGCTATCGGCCCTGAAACAGCTCGCTGAGGAGGTTCGAAGCGTCCACGTGGAAGAGCATTCAGAACTGGCGGACATCGAGCAGGAAGTCCTTGAACTGGCCGAGGAGATGCGTCAGCACACGACAGAGGAGGAACAGGACGTGTTCCCCATCATCGAGAAGCTCGACAGAGGCACTGAACTCACAGACGAGGAAAGAGCGGTTCTGGACGAGGCGCTTGCGGACCTCGAATCGGACCACGAAGCGACGGCGGAGCATCTCGAACGGATTGCTGAGCTGAGCGACGGGTACGCAGTTCCGGACGACGCCTGTCCGAGCTATCAGAGCCTGCTCGAACGACTCGAAACACTGGAACAGGACACACATATGCATGTCCACAAAGAGAACAACGTCCTGTTCCCGCAGGTGGAATCACAGCTCGCGGGCCAAGCCTGA
- a CDS encoding DUF2249 domain-containing protein, giving the protein MPREIQLRDQSEGERREQLFDVLSGAEVGDTIEVVADRDIDPQLVRYQLEQNRSLEWKYAHPDAEPRELQVTVGESLGDESLPTIDVRDLKPQRRHEALLDIFDGLAAGEGFVLVNDHDPKPLYHELKSMHGDVVEWDYASQGGGEWQVKIVKTDASETTDEDIVTRYDVREIPKQERHPTIHHRYGMIPEGETMELIAPHEPRPLQREFRQQYGDAFTWEVVESEPGRCRVQITKTESRDESSGSDAPADAVSATPSDDESLNITEELDVRDLPPAQRHEQIFEAYAELDTGSGFVLVNDHDPKPLYHQFEAEAGPEFRWSYRQQNPGEFRVLIGKAETTVGESADEETEVPF; this is encoded by the coding sequence ATGCCAAGGGAGATTCAGTTGCGAGACCAGTCGGAAGGAGAACGCCGTGAACAGCTCTTCGACGTACTGTCGGGAGCCGAGGTCGGTGATACCATCGAAGTCGTGGCCGACAGGGATATCGACCCCCAACTGGTTCGCTACCAGCTGGAACAGAACCGGTCGCTGGAGTGGAAATACGCACATCCCGACGCAGAGCCGCGAGAGCTCCAAGTGACCGTCGGCGAGTCGCTTGGGGACGAGTCACTCCCCACAATCGATGTCCGTGACCTGAAGCCACAGCGACGACACGAGGCGCTTCTGGATATCTTCGACGGTCTGGCGGCGGGTGAAGGGTTCGTCCTCGTCAACGACCACGACCCCAAGCCGCTGTACCACGAGCTTAAATCGATGCACGGGGACGTAGTCGAGTGGGACTACGCGAGTCAGGGCGGCGGTGAATGGCAGGTCAAGATCGTCAAGACCGATGCTTCCGAGACCACCGACGAAGACATCGTTACGCGGTATGACGTCCGCGAAATCCCAAAACAGGAGCGGCATCCGACGATCCATCACCGATACGGAATGATACCCGAGGGCGAGACGATGGAACTCATCGCCCCACATGAGCCGCGGCCCCTGCAGCGAGAGTTCAGACAGCAGTACGGCGACGCCTTCACCTGGGAGGTCGTCGAATCAGAGCCCGGCCGCTGTCGTGTCCAGATCACGAAGACCGAGAGTAGGGACGAGTCCAGTGGTTCGGATGCCCCTGCCGATGCCGTGTCGGCAACCCCATCTGACGACGAGTCGCTCAATATCACCGAGGAACTTGATGTCAGAGATCTCCCGCCAGCGCAGCGACACGAGCAAATCTTCGAGGCGTACGCCGAACTGGACACCGGGAGCGGATTCGTCCTGGTGAACGACCACGACCCCAAGCCGCTGTACCACCAGTTCGAGGCCGAGGCGGGCCCGGAGTTCCGCTGGTCGTACCGCCAACAGAACCCCGGCGAGTTCAGAGTCCTGATCGGAAAGGCCGAGACAACCGTCGGCGAGTCAGCCGACGAAGAGACGGAGGTCCCGTTCTGA
- a CDS encoding PRC-barrel domain-containing protein, with translation MRTVLANQLSNVRVVSTDGREVGTLQNITVNTTTGELQTIVINSDIQEIYGAERDSDGDIRLPASLIESMRDHLTIQPPAEQRVAGGDTVDS, from the coding sequence ATGCGAACGGTCCTCGCAAACCAGCTCTCCAACGTCCGGGTCGTGAGCACCGATGGCCGCGAAGTCGGCACACTGCAAAACATTACGGTCAATACAACTACGGGAGAACTTCAAACAATTGTCATCAACAGCGACATTCAAGAAATATACGGCGCTGAGCGGGATTCCGACGGCGATATTCGATTGCCGGCGTCCCTCATCGAGTCGATGCGGGATCACCTGACCATTCAGCCGCCTGCAGAACAGCGTGTCGCAGGTGGCGATACTGTGGATTCATAG